In one Terriglobia bacterium genomic region, the following are encoded:
- the purQ gene encoding phosphoribosylformylglycinamidine synthase subunit PurQ yields MKFGVVVFPGSNCDHDAFYAISNVLQQPVEFIWHQSENLAHCDAVILPGGFSYGDYLRTGAIARFSPVMKSVEKFAKSGGLVLGICNGFQILCEAGLLPGAMLRNAGLRFICRPVHVRVEQTDTPFTCAAQKRQILKIPIAHSDGNYTCDAATLAELETNRQVIFRYTTPDGKNDAAGNPNGSLNNIAGICNRERNVVGLMPHPERAVESALDSADGLVVFRSLAEALVGTAKA; encoded by the coding sequence ATGAAATTTGGAGTCGTCGTCTTTCCCGGGTCCAATTGCGACCACGACGCGTTTTACGCCATCAGCAACGTCCTGCAGCAGCCTGTCGAATTCATCTGGCACCAATCCGAAAATCTGGCCCATTGCGACGCCGTCATTCTCCCCGGTGGCTTCTCCTACGGCGACTACCTGCGCACCGGCGCCATCGCCCGCTTCTCCCCGGTGATGAAGTCGGTCGAAAAATTCGCCAAAAGCGGCGGCCTGGTCCTGGGCATCTGCAACGGCTTCCAGATCCTGTGCGAAGCGGGCCTCCTGCCCGGCGCCATGCTGCGCAACGCCGGCCTGCGCTTCATCTGCCGCCCCGTGCACGTCCGCGTGGAGCAGACCGACACCCCCTTCACCTGCGCCGCGCAGAAGCGCCAGATCCTGAAAATTCCCATCGCCCATTCCGACGGCAACTACACCTGCGACGCCGCCACGCTCGCCGAACTCGAAACCAACCGCCAGGTGATCTTCCGCTACACGACGCCGGACGGAAAAAACGATGCTGCCGGCAATCCCAACGGCTCGCTGAACAACATCGCCGGCATCTGCAACCGCGAACGCAACGTCGTGGGCCTGATGCCGCACCCCGAGCGCGCCGTTGAATCGGCGCTCGATTCCGCGGACGGCCTGGTGGTCTTCCGCTCCCTGGCCGAAGCGCTGGTCGGCACGGCCAAAGCGTAA
- the purL gene encoding phosphoribosylformylglycinamidine synthase subunit PurL, whose protein sequence is MATASTEIKVTPEIAAEHGLTPQEYARVQQILGRDPNITELGIFSVMWSEHCSYKSSKVHLKRLPTRGKLVVQGPGENAGVVDIGDGLVAAFKIESHNHPSFVEPFQGAATGVGGILRDIFTMGARPIAVLDSLRFGPLTAGHGISEEDAARNRRILDGVIRGIGHYGNCFGVPTVGGEVGFEPCYTANPLVNALALGIAKKDEIFLAKARGTGNPVIYVGAKTGRDGIHGASLLASAEFTEESQQKRPNVQVGDPFVEKLLLEACLEAMHTGAIVAIQDMGAAGLTCSTCEMASRGETGIEIDLARVPQRETRMTPYEIMLSESQERMLLVAEKGREDEVLGVFAKWGLDAVVVGEVTAGGLLRVRDHGKLVVEIPAHPLAEEGPVYQRPLAAPAARQETPADWFRFASEGADLTPYFAQLLASPAIASKRWITEQYDTSVRTNTLAGPGASDAAVVRVKGTRRALALSTDGNGRWCQLHPRLGAMHAVAEAARNVAASGARPIAATNCLNFGSPEKPEVMWQFSETIDGLGAACTALGTPITGGNVSFYNETLGKSIDPTPTIGVLGVLDDAAHVLKIAFRDAGDVIVLLDGAGERLALSADAAQREFSSSEYAKTIAGIVSGEPPAIDLAAEKRLQECLVALAAAGALRSAHDISDGGIAVTLAESCFAADGLSADVQLPAGEPAEAALFGERGARAVVSVAATSLAALLESARQYKVEARAIGRVTPGGDFRIALKKDEVVRASLETLRDAWAHALVRALKIR, encoded by the coding sequence ATGGCGACGGCGAGCACAGAGATTAAGGTCACACCGGAAATCGCGGCCGAGCACGGCCTGACGCCGCAGGAGTACGCCCGCGTGCAGCAGATCCTCGGGCGCGACCCGAATATCACCGAGCTGGGCATTTTCAGCGTGATGTGGAGCGAGCACTGCTCCTACAAATCGAGCAAGGTGCACCTCAAGCGCCTGCCCACGCGCGGCAAGCTGGTGGTCCAGGGCCCCGGCGAAAACGCCGGCGTGGTGGACATCGGCGACGGCCTGGTCGCCGCCTTCAAGATCGAATCGCACAACCATCCCAGCTTCGTCGAGCCCTTCCAGGGCGCGGCCACCGGCGTGGGCGGCATCCTGCGCGACATCTTCACCATGGGCGCGCGCCCCATCGCCGTCCTGGATTCCCTGCGCTTCGGCCCGCTCACCGCCGGCCACGGCATCAGCGAAGAGGACGCCGCGCGCAACCGCCGCATCCTCGACGGCGTGATCCGCGGCATCGGCCACTACGGTAATTGCTTCGGCGTCCCCACCGTCGGCGGCGAAGTGGGCTTCGAGCCCTGCTACACGGCGAACCCGCTGGTCAACGCCCTGGCTCTGGGCATCGCCAAAAAAGATGAAATTTTCCTCGCCAAGGCCCGCGGCACCGGCAATCCCGTCATCTACGTCGGCGCCAAGACCGGCCGCGACGGCATTCACGGCGCATCCCTGCTGGCCTCTGCCGAATTCACCGAAGAATCGCAGCAGAAGCGCCCCAACGTGCAGGTCGGCGACCCCTTCGTGGAAAAGCTGCTCCTCGAAGCCTGCCTCGAAGCCATGCACACCGGCGCCATCGTCGCCATTCAGGATATGGGCGCCGCCGGGCTGACCTGCTCGACCTGCGAGATGGCCTCGCGCGGCGAAACCGGCATCGAGATCGACCTGGCGCGCGTCCCGCAGCGCGAAACACGCATGACCCCCTACGAAATCATGCTCAGCGAATCGCAGGAGCGCATGCTCCTCGTCGCCGAAAAGGGCCGCGAGGACGAAGTCCTCGGCGTTTTTGCCAAGTGGGGCCTGGACGCGGTGGTGGTCGGCGAAGTCACCGCAGGCGGCCTGCTCCGCGTCCGGGACCACGGCAAACTGGTGGTGGAAATCCCCGCGCACCCCCTCGCCGAAGAGGGCCCCGTCTACCAGCGCCCGCTCGCCGCGCCCGCTGCGCGTCAGGAAACCCCGGCAGACTGGTTCCGCTTTGCTTCCGAAGGCGCGGATCTCACGCCCTATTTTGCGCAGCTCCTGGCCTCGCCGGCCATTGCCTCCAAGCGCTGGATCACCGAGCAGTACGACACCTCCGTGCGCACCAACACCCTCGCCGGCCCCGGCGCCAGCGATGCCGCGGTGGTCCGCGTGAAGGGCACCCGGCGCGCCCTGGCTCTCTCCACCGACGGCAACGGCCGCTGGTGCCAGCTCCATCCGCGCCTCGGCGCCATGCACGCCGTGGCCGAAGCCGCCCGCAACGTCGCCGCCAGCGGCGCGCGGCCTATCGCCGCCACCAATTGCTTGAATTTCGGCAGCCCGGAAAAGCCCGAAGTGATGTGGCAGTTCAGCGAAACCATCGACGGTCTCGGCGCAGCCTGCACCGCTCTTGGTACCCCCATCACCGGCGGCAACGTCAGCTTCTACAACGAGACCCTCGGCAAATCCATCGACCCCACGCCCACCATCGGCGTCCTCGGCGTCCTCGATGACGCCGCGCACGTCCTGAAGATCGCCTTCCGCGACGCGGGCGACGTCATCGTCTTGCTCGACGGCGCAGGGGAGCGGCTCGCCCTGTCCGCCGACGCTGCGCAGCGCGAATTTTCCTCCAGCGAGTATGCGAAGACGATTGCCGGAATCGTCTCCGGCGAACCGCCGGCCATTGACCTCGCCGCGGAGAAGCGCTTGCAGGAGTGCCTGGTGGCGCTGGCCGCGGCCGGCGCGCTGCGCTCCGCGCATGACATCAGCGACGGCGGCATCGCCGTGACCCTCGCCGAATCCTGCTTCGCCGCGGACGGCCTTTCCGCGGACGTGCAGCTGCCCGCCGGCGAGCCCGCCGAAGCGGCCCTCTTCGGCGAACGCGGGGCCCGCGCGGTCGTCTCGGTGGCCGCGACTTCTCTTGCCGCGCTTCTCGAGAGTGCGAGACAATATAAAGTAGAGGCGCGCGCGATTGGCCGGGTCACCCCCGGCGGCGATTTCCGCATTGCGCTCAAGAAAGACGAAGTCGTCCGCGCATCTCTGGAAACGCTGCGCGACGCCTGGGCCCATGCACTGGTGCGCGCTCTGAAGATTCGTTGA
- the purF gene encoding amidophosphoribosyltransferase — MTNWHDIPDDHFHDECGVFGVFGHPEASKVAYLGIYALQHRGQESAGIITSDGGELHAHKAMGQVAEIFQPGVLAKLPGSSAIGHTRYSTAGDKALMNAQPFVIDCNKGKIAVAHNGNLTNAGDWRRKLEHRGSIFQTNSDTEVIVHLVAKSASRNLSSALGDALNQVEGAYSLVVLTAEELFAARDPRGFRPLVLGRLAAPGGGEAWLIASETCAFDLLNAEYVREIEPGEMVRISRSGVESIHFAPEKPRQQCIFEHVYFSRPDSLIFGRSVNDSREMLGRLLAREHPVAADVIVPVPDSGVPAAVGFAMESQVPFRMGLIRNHYVGRTFIEPSQAIRDFGVKLKLNPVRELMAGKRVVLVDDSIVRGTTSKKIVRMVREAGAREVHVRISCPPTISPCYYGVDTPTREELIASSHTPAEICKYLGADSLGYISLGALKQAVHDTDATFCTSCYTGVYPTDLVQLEVRENSSNGKAGESLQEKTSVTVPRES; from the coding sequence ATGACCAACTGGCACGACATTCCCGACGATCATTTCCACGACGAATGCGGCGTGTTCGGCGTCTTCGGCCACCCCGAAGCGTCCAAGGTCGCCTACCTGGGCATCTACGCCCTGCAGCATCGCGGCCAGGAGTCCGCGGGGATCATCACCAGCGACGGTGGCGAGCTGCACGCGCACAAGGCCATGGGCCAGGTCGCGGAGATTTTCCAGCCCGGCGTGCTCGCCAAGCTTCCCGGCAGCTCGGCCATCGGCCACACCCGCTATTCCACCGCCGGCGACAAGGCCCTGATGAACGCCCAGCCCTTCGTCATCGACTGCAACAAGGGCAAGATCGCCGTGGCGCACAACGGCAACCTGACCAACGCCGGCGACTGGCGCCGCAAGCTCGAGCATCGCGGCTCCATCTTCCAGACCAACAGCGACACCGAAGTGATCGTGCACCTGGTGGCCAAATCCGCCTCCCGCAATCTTTCCAGCGCCCTGGGCGACGCCCTCAACCAGGTCGAAGGCGCCTATTCCCTGGTGGTGCTGACCGCGGAAGAGCTCTTCGCCGCGCGCGATCCCCGTGGTTTCCGCCCCTTGGTGCTGGGCCGGCTGGCCGCGCCCGGCGGTGGCGAAGCCTGGCTCATCGCCTCGGAAACCTGCGCGTTCGATCTGCTCAACGCCGAATACGTGCGCGAGATCGAACCCGGCGAGATGGTGCGCATCTCGCGTTCCGGCGTCGAATCCATTCACTTTGCTCCGGAAAAGCCGCGCCAGCAGTGCATCTTCGAGCATGTCTATTTCTCCCGCCCCGACAGCTTGATCTTCGGCCGCTCCGTGAATGATTCCCGCGAAATGCTCGGCCGCCTGCTGGCCCGCGAGCATCCCGTGGCCGCGGACGTGATCGTGCCGGTTCCCGATTCCGGCGTGCCCGCGGCGGTGGGCTTCGCCATGGAGTCCCAGGTGCCCTTCCGCATGGGCCTGATCCGCAACCATTACGTCGGGCGCACTTTCATCGAGCCCTCCCAGGCCATCCGCGACTTCGGCGTGAAGCTCAAGCTGAACCCGGTGCGCGAACTGATGGCCGGCAAGCGCGTCGTCCTCGTGGACGATTCCATCGTGCGCGGCACCACCAGCAAGAAAATCGTGCGCATGGTGCGCGAAGCGGGCGCCCGCGAGGTGCACGTGCGCATCAGCTGTCCGCCCACGATTTCCCCCTGCTACTACGGCGTGGACACCCCCACGCGCGAGGAGCTCATCGCTTCCTCGCACACTCCCGCGGAGATCTGCAAATACCTGGGTGCGGATTCCCTGGGCTACATTTCGCTGGGCGCGCTGAAGCAGGCGGTGCACGACACTGATGCGACGTTCTGCACCTCGTGTTACACCGGAGTTTATCCCACCGACCTCGTACAACTCGAAGTGCGGGAAAACTCGTCCAATGGTAAGGCGGGCGAAAGCCTCCAGGAAAAGACGTCCGTAACGGTGCCCCGTGAAAGCTGA
- the lepB gene encoding signal peptidase I — protein sequence MSKRVQSEVIAWLWVAAIFLLINGTVGQARVIPSGSMERTLLVGDHLIMSRLGYDAGVPFTHWHVPLWRNPYRQEIVIFKPPFAPDTPDYVKRVIGLPGDTLEIHGGAVWINGKKLNEPYLDGPMDPQEHFGPLTVPPDNYFVMGDNRQNSYDSRYWGFVPRHAIIGAPVLIYMSLNAPPSAWEPGQFRERIFAYANAVIHPGLVRWKRLFHTF from the coding sequence ATGAGCAAGCGCGTCCAGAGCGAGGTCATCGCCTGGCTGTGGGTTGCCGCCATCTTCCTGCTCATCAACGGCACGGTCGGCCAGGCCCGCGTCATCCCCTCGGGCTCCATGGAGCGCACCCTGCTCGTCGGCGATCACCTGATCATGAGCCGCCTGGGCTACGACGCCGGCGTGCCCTTCACCCACTGGCACGTGCCCCTGTGGCGCAATCCCTACCGCCAGGAAATCGTGATCTTCAAGCCGCCTTTCGCCCCGGACACCCCCGACTACGTCAAGCGCGTCATCGGCCTGCCCGGCGACACTCTGGAGATTCACGGCGGCGCGGTGTGGATCAACGGCAAGAAGCTCAACGAGCCCTATCTCGACGGTCCCATGGATCCCCAGGAGCATTTCGGGCCGCTCACGGTGCCGCCGGACAACTACTTCGTCATGGGCGACAACCGCCAAAACTCCTACGACAGCCGTTACTGGGGCTTCGTGCCGCGCCATGCGATCATCGGGGCGCCGGTGCTGATTTACATGTCCCTGAATGCGCCCCCTTCGGCCTGGGAGCCGGGGCAGTTTCGCGAGCGGATCTTTGCCTACGCCAACGCCGTGATTCATCCGGGCCTGGTGCGCTGGAAGCGCCTGTTCCATACGTTTTAA
- the purM gene encoding phosphoribosylformylglycinamidine cyclo-ligase: MKYADAGVDIKVADDAKQRIRHLASRTFTPAVLGGIGGFGALFALDKKKWKEPVLVSSADGVGTKLKVAMAMKVHSTVGGDLVNHCVNDILVQGAEPLFFLDYLAMGKLDPQVIEQLVDGMSRACRKAGCALIGGETAEMPGFYPPGEYDLAGFIVGAVERKKLLNGKHVQPGDVLLALPSAGLHTNGYSLARKLVFETAGLKPGTYVPEVGNKIGAELLKPHLCYAPALRTILARGWVSALAHITGGGIPGNLPRVLPAGVRAQIDLSSWPVPAIFRYLAKVGKIERDELLQSFNMGVGMILVVPPAHSKQAEADLKRRREKFFRIGRIERADATRTRVVYSGSLNL, translated from the coding sequence ATGAAATACGCAGACGCCGGAGTGGACATCAAGGTCGCGGACGACGCCAAGCAGCGCATCCGCCACCTCGCCAGCCGCACCTTCACCCCCGCAGTGCTCGGCGGGATTGGCGGTTTTGGCGCGCTCTTTGCCCTGGACAAGAAGAAGTGGAAAGAGCCGGTGCTGGTCTCCAGCGCCGACGGGGTGGGCACCAAGCTCAAAGTCGCCATGGCCATGAAGGTGCACTCCACCGTCGGCGGCGATCTCGTCAACCACTGCGTGAACGACATTCTGGTGCAGGGCGCCGAGCCGCTCTTCTTTCTCGACTACCTGGCCATGGGCAAGCTCGATCCCCAGGTGATCGAGCAGCTTGTCGACGGCATGAGCCGCGCCTGCCGCAAGGCTGGCTGCGCCCTGATCGGCGGCGAGACCGCTGAGATGCCCGGCTTCTACCCCCCGGGCGAGTACGACCTCGCGGGTTTCATCGTCGGCGCCGTGGAACGCAAAAAGCTCCTCAACGGAAAGCACGTGCAGCCGGGCGACGTGCTCCTCGCGCTGCCTTCGGCGGGGCTGCACACCAACGGCTATTCCCTGGCGCGCAAGCTGGTTTTCGAAACGGCGGGCCTCAAGCCCGGCACCTACGTCCCCGAAGTGGGCAACAAGATCGGCGCGGAGCTGCTCAAGCCGCACCTCTGCTATGCCCCGGCGCTGCGCACCATCCTCGCGCGCGGCTGGGTTTCCGCTCTCGCGCACATCACCGGCGGCGGCATTCCAGGCAATCTCCCCCGCGTCCTGCCCGCGGGCGTGCGCGCGCAGATCGATCTGAGCTCCTGGCCCGTCCCGGCGATCTTCCGCTACCTCGCCAAGGTTGGGAAAATCGAGCGCGACGAACTGCTGCAGTCCTTCAACATGGGCGTGGGCATGATCCTGGTCGTGCCGCCGGCGCATAGCAAGCAGGCCGAGGCCGACCTCAAACGCCGCCGCGAAAAGTTCTTCCGCATCGGTCGCATCGAACGCGCCGACGCCACCCGCACTCGCGTCGTCTACTCCGGCTCCCTCAACCTTTAA
- a CDS encoding helix-hairpin-helix domain-containing protein, producing MPGTRKLASLLSIGPAMLRDFERLGIRSVAQLARQNPQRLYEKLCRATGQRVDICCLDVFCAAVAQARNPRLPAEQCWWWYWSRKRKAQAAPRPTNSSPKSSGESADERRSVRTFSKRHPRKTRA from the coding sequence ATGCCGGGGACCCGGAAACTGGCCAGCCTCCTCTCCATCGGCCCGGCGATGCTGCGTGATTTCGAACGGCTCGGCATCCGCAGCGTGGCGCAGCTCGCGCGGCAGAATCCGCAACGCCTGTACGAAAAACTGTGCCGGGCAACGGGCCAGCGTGTGGACATCTGCTGCCTGGATGTCTTTTGCGCGGCGGTGGCGCAGGCGCGCAACCCGCGGCTTCCCGCGGAGCAGTGTTGGTGGTGGTATTGGAGCCGGAAGCGCAAAGCGCAGGCTGCTCCGCGTCCGACGAACAGCAGCCCGAAGAGCAGCGGAGAATCGGCGGACGAGAGGCGGTCGGTCCGCACGTTCTCCAAGCGACACCCGCGAAAAACCAGGGCATAG
- the purN gene encoding phosphoribosylglycinamide formyltransferase has translation MKKRIGVLLSGRGSNFEALADAAAAGRIPNAEIALVLSNREDAPGIARARTRGIAAQVIPSKGLQREAYDRLAVAALREKQVDLICLAGFMRLLSPYFIQAFPNRILNIHPSLLPAFPGLEAQRQALDYGVKFAGCTVHFVDESLDAGPIVLQAVVPVQDNDTEETLSARILAEEHRIYSQAVRIVLEGRYTVAGRRVLRTQ, from the coding sequence ATGAAGAAGCGCATCGGCGTCCTGCTCAGCGGCCGCGGCTCGAATTTCGAGGCGTTGGCGGATGCCGCTGCGGCGGGGCGCATCCCCAACGCGGAGATCGCCCTGGTCCTCAGCAATCGCGAGGACGCCCCGGGAATCGCCCGCGCCCGCACCCGCGGCATCGCCGCGCAGGTGATCCCCTCGAAGGGCCTGCAGCGCGAGGCCTACGACCGCCTGGCGGTGGCGGCGTTGCGCGAAAAGCAGGTGGACCTGATCTGTCTGGCAGGCTTCATGCGCCTGCTTTCGCCCTATTTCATCCAGGCCTTCCCGAATCGTATCCTGAATATCCATCCCTCGCTGCTGCCGGCGTTTCCCGGCCTCGAAGCGCAGCGCCAGGCCCTGGACTACGGGGTGAAATTTGCCGGCTGCACCGTGCATTTTGTGGACGAGAGTCTCGACGCCGGCCCCATCGTCCTGCAGGCGGTCGTCCCCGTGCAGGACAACGACACCGAGGAGACGCTTTCCGCGCGCATCCTCGCCGAAGAGCATAGAATTTACTCCCAGGCGGTGCGCATCGTTCTCGAGGGCCGCTACACGGTCGCCGGCCGCCGCGTGCTTCGCACGCAATAA
- the tyrS gene encoding tyrosine--tRNA ligase: MTQTKFKPVDEQLAWLRKGAAEIIPDDGLRAKLEKSAKTGKPLRVKLGVDPTAPDIHLGHTVVIRKLKHFQEMGHTAIFLIGDFTAMVGDPTGQSETRPPLTREQVDANARTYLDQVYKILGRENTEVRYNSEWLGKLSSYEVVNLCAHYRLARMLEREDFRSRLAGNLPIAVHELLYPLFQAYDSVVLRADVELGATEQKFNLLMGRDIQREYGQESQVALTMPILVGLDGQRKMSKSLGNYVGITEAPGEMFGKMMSIPDALMWPYYELLTDRRPGEIAALQQQLAAGALHPMDVKMQLAQEVITGFHGADAARKAAEEFQRVFRDRQAPEEAPERKLPRGAAKKLSVLLVELELAASKSEAERLIKQGGVELNGARVDDVRKEVDLAQPGAFLLRAGKKKFLRLVVE; this comes from the coding sequence ATGACACAGACGAAATTCAAACCCGTGGACGAACAGCTCGCCTGGCTGCGCAAGGGCGCGGCGGAGATCATTCCCGACGATGGCCTGCGCGCCAAGCTCGAGAAGTCCGCGAAGACCGGCAAGCCCCTGCGCGTCAAGCTCGGCGTGGACCCCACCGCCCCGGATATTCACCTCGGCCACACCGTCGTCATCCGCAAGCTCAAACACTTTCAGGAGATGGGCCACACGGCCATCTTCCTCATTGGCGATTTCACGGCCATGGTCGGCGACCCCACCGGGCAATCCGAGACGCGCCCCCCGCTCACCCGCGAGCAGGTCGACGCCAACGCCAGGACCTACCTCGATCAGGTCTACAAGATCCTCGGCCGCGAAAACACCGAGGTCCGCTACAACAGCGAGTGGCTCGGCAAGCTCAGCTCCTACGAAGTCGTCAATCTCTGCGCCCATTACCGCCTGGCGCGCATGCTGGAGCGCGAGGATTTCCGCTCGCGCCTCGCCGGCAATCTGCCCATCGCCGTCCATGAACTGCTCTATCCGCTCTTCCAGGCCTACGATTCCGTCGTCCTGCGGGCCGATGTCGAGCTGGGCGCCACCGAGCAGAAATTCAATCTCCTCATGGGCCGCGACATCCAGCGCGAATACGGCCAGGAATCGCAAGTGGCCCTGACCATGCCCATCCTCGTCGGCCTCGACGGCCAGCGCAAAATGTCCAAGAGCCTCGGCAACTACGTGGGCATCACCGAAGCCCCCGGCGAAATGTTCGGCAAGATGATGTCCATCCCCGACGCTCTGATGTGGCCGTACTACGAACTGCTCACCGACCGCCGCCCCGGGGAGATTGCCGCGCTCCAGCAGCAGCTCGCCGCCGGCGCGCTGCACCCCATGGACGTGAAGATGCAGCTCGCCCAGGAGGTCATCACCGGCTTCCACGGCGCCGATGCCGCGCGCAAAGCCGCCGAGGAATTTCAGCGCGTCTTCCGCGACCGCCAGGCCCCGGAAGAGGCCCCCGAGCGCAAGCTGCCCCGCGGTGCGGCGAAGAAACTCTCCGTCCTGCTGGTGGAGTTGGAATTGGCGGCGTCCAAGAGCGAAGCCGAGCGCCTCATCAAGCAGGGCGGCGTGGAACTGAATGGCGCGCGCGTGGACGATGTGCGCAAGGAAGTGGATCTGGCTCAGCCCGGCGCATTCCTCCTGCGCGCCGGCAAGAAGAAGTTCCTGCGCCTCGTCGTCGAATAA